From the Mastacembelus armatus chromosome 14, fMasArm1.2, whole genome shotgun sequence genome, one window contains:
- the lim2.1 gene encoding lens intrinsic membrane protein 2.1, producing MYSFMGVGLFCAGVGNILLIVSTATDYWIQYRQSSSYMHQGLWRYCMPGKCFPHNDSIAHLDATRALMLLSLLACFIGIIIGIMAFIHYSSFDRFDKTFAAGILFFISFFLVFLAMAVYTGVKINYYGKHYGNWRFSWSYIIGWLSVVLTFFSGIFYICAYRAHECPRSANSY from the exons ATGTACAGCTTTATGGGTGTAGGGTTGTTCTGTGCAGGCGTGGGGAACATCCTTCtgattgtttccacagcaactGATTACTGGATACAGTATCGGCAATCCAGCAGCTACATGCATCAGGGCCTGTGGCGATACTGTATGCCAGGGAAATGCTTCCCACACAATGACAGCATTG CCCACTTAGATGCCACCCGTGCCCTCatgcttctgtctcttctggCCTGTTTTATTGGCATCATCATTGGTATTATGGCCTTCATCCATTACTCCTCCTTCGACAGGTTTGACAAAACCTTTGCTGCAGGCATATTGTTTTTCATCTCCT TCTTTTTAGTGTTTCTAGCAATGGCTGTGTACACCGGTGTGAAAATTAACTACTATGGGAAACACTATGGAAACTGGAGGTTCTCTTGGTCCTATATCATTGGCTGGCTGTCAGTTGTGCTCACCTTCTTTTCAG GCATATTCTACATTTGCGCCTATCGGGCGCATGAATGCCCCAGGAGCGCAAACTCTTATTAG
- the bsx gene encoding brain-specific homeobox protein homolog, which produces MSMNYASAASTQRSTSFFIEDILLHKPKPLREVIPSPFCSSLASRMPILEYGYPLMPTPILAPHPHHPLHKPEQHQYFFTSGMQMPALFQHHAELPGKHCRRRKARTVFSDSQLSGLEKRFEIQRYLSTPERVELATALSLSETQVKTWFQNRRMKHKKQLRKAQDERKTPAELDRSVENSSESELNEKSAEELKHGLEQDSYMLEENDDVDIEDDICSPDHLL; this is translated from the exons ATGAGTATGAACTACGCGTCAGCGGCGTCCACGCAGAGGTCGACATCGTTTTTCATTGAGGACATTTTGTTGCACAAACCCAAGCCACTCAGAGAGGTCATTCCTTCGCCATTCTGTAGCTCACTGGCCTCCCGCATGCCCATCCTTGAATATGGATACCCACTGATGCCAACCCCAATACTGGCTCCACATCCGCACCATCCTCTCCACAAGCCAGAGCAGCACCAGTACTTCTTCACGTCTG GCATGCAGATGCCGGCCTTGTTCCAACACCACGCAGAGTTGCCGGGGAAGCACTGCAGACGCAGGAAGGCCCGGACAGTCTTCTCCGACTCGCAGCTGTCGGGCCTGGAGAAAAGGTTTGAAATCCAGCGGTATCTGTCCACGCCAGAAAGAGTGGAGCTGGCCACGGCGCTCAGTCTGTCCGAGACACAG GTGAAGACGTGGTTTCAGAACCGGCGGATGAAACACAAGAAGCAGCTGAGGAAAGCGCAGGACGAGCGGAAGACCCCTGCGGAGCTGGACCGATCCGTTGAGAACTCCAGCGAGAGCGAACTGAACGAGAAGAGCGCGGAGGAGTTGAAACACGGACTGGAGCAGGACTCGTACATGCTGGAGGAAAACGACGATGTGGATATCGAGGATGACATTTGCTCCCCAGATCATCTCCTATAG